The genomic interval AGTCTTTTGTATATCAATCGGTGCGGCACATTTTATAACCCTCGGAAGATGAAGGCGTAAGAATGCCCTGCATAGCATGTGTGAAGAAGTAGACCTTCGGCAGGCGCATAGATCGGCCAATTGCAAGATGGTTGATCTTGGAGCTCTAGGCTAACCAGAGAATTCGTATCATCTTACAAAATCGGCACACAGCAGAGACTTGTACCTGAAACAGTCTACCAGCTCCCTGTATGCCACTATATATGTGCGTTCTCATCGGCTTCTTAGGTCGCTAACGGCAAATGTCTTGTCATTCCGCGTGATGCCTATATATGTGTACTCTGTGGGTTGGTCATGGGAACTGCATGTTTGGCCCGCTCGGGTTATTTCTGTATCACGGCTGTCCAGGACTCAAAATACGCTTCTCAAGCGGGAGCTCGACCGACTGGTGGAAGAACAaaacgagaagaaggcaCAAAGCAGCAAAGAGAGGGAGTCACTCCGCGGTAAGCCTCCGAGTGGAAATAAGGTATGAAACTATCTTTGAGGCATTGGCCATGAATACTATTGCAGCAGGTCATATACGACCGACGACCATCTCAAATGCTAGCGCTGGGTACTTTCCCCTGGTCGAGTGATTAGACGATCCTAGGATTCGGCGTTTAACGTCTGCCGCCAAAAACTAGTTCTGCATCTTCTTGTGGTATTTGGACAAGTCCCAAGCTCGCAACTGGCCTGCTCTGAGCACGTGTCGTGCGGCTTTTCATCTggcctgcagaagaagctgcaaGCCACCAGGCAAGGATGATGGAGTTCCAAGCTGAAAATGAGAGACTGACACGCCAGGTGGAGGCTCTGCGGAGAGAGTAGGTCTTTATCTTTCACATATAATTCGTCGCAGGGCAAAATGGATCTCTCagtagggtttagggtttatgGTTTAggtaaccctaaaccctaaacgcgTTTTCCTTGTGCGAGCCGCCCCCGTTGAGGGGCTCTACGCGCTTGCGCCCCCTCACGAGGGCAGATTCGGCCACATGACAACTCGTCTGTCGAATGAATAAGATGGAATAGGTTTCACTGTGCCGTGGCTGCGTATATAGCAACACACCTTAGTCGTGCGTTAAGGCTAAGGCACTCATACTGGTACGGCGTTCTCGTGCCGTTCAACGCTGGACCGTATCCTCTTGCGGGTGTACTAATAAAAAGTGTCCTGTGGCGTGGATATGAATCCCTGTACTGCTAAACCGGACGCATGATCTCTGCAAGTACTGCTCGTGTGGCAGGCTGGCCGCTTTAACAACGAGGGACGAAGCAGGACGGAGCAGCCGCGAAGCTGAGCTCAGAGAATTAAGCCAGCAAGCGAGGACGGCTGAAGCTGAAATGCGCGAAGCACAGCGACGGGAGCAGGAGCAAGCAGATGCATATTCGCAACAGCTTGCGCAACTGCAGCGGGTTTCTCAGCTAAAACTTCAAGAGGCACAAGAGACTATTGAACGTCAAACGAAACTGCTACAGTAAGTTAACCCTTGTGAACCTCCGGGCCGTCAGCAGAATTGACTGTGCGGCTGGCTGCCTAGCTGCCTGGCACAATGCAAAGATGCCACATCCCGTCGTGACTGTCTCAGACTCCATATTGCAGGAGCAGTCTGTCAATGTGTGTAGCGTAGCGGAGGCACAACTCCTCCAAGAAAGGCGACATCATGAGGAGAAAGTTGAAAAACTCGTgcgagaggcagctgcgaagGTACGGCGGTTAGTCAGTTCTGGGTTGTTGAAATTAGTTGAAGCTGCCACGCACAcattttctctctttttgtAGGACTCGCGGGCGGCTTCATCGGCGTGATTGATGTAGTTGAGTATCGTGGGACGTAACATCGCGAAGTGACCCATCATGCGTGTTGTGACCACTGGCATCAATCTAGGAGCGTGGGATATCGATAAGGAATCCATACAGGCAGGTTGCGCAAATGAGTTCATCAGCATCGGCGCGTATGCTGCGGCCTGCAGATGGAGTCCCTCGAATCAGAAAAGCGGCGAGCGACCGAGGAAGCATCCCAGGCAATCTTGGCTCTCAGgcaagaagaggagcggAAGGCCACAGATGTGGAAAACCTGCAGGAGCAATGCGAGAATCTCGCCCTGCAGCATGCCAAGACTGTGGCGCGGGCCGAGCAGTTAGCCAAGCATGTAGGTGTCGAGCGGCGTCAGGTGGTACAATGCAGCGGAAGGAGTTTTGAAGATGCGAAGTAGAGAAGGAGTAGTTCGCGCGGCGTGGGAGAAGGGCTTCATTATTGAGGCTTTCATGTCCGTGCATATGCACAAATACATGCTGCAGCAGTTAATAGTACATTAATTTTATCTATTCAGATATATGTTATTGAAGAATTAACGAGTCTGGAACTCGGCGGTGGTGCTCGTTCTCCCACGTTTCCATTTCCTAAAAACACAAGTACGAGGAGATGTCCCGCCCCACGAAGCATAGGCCCTTTGTGCCTAATGCCGTTCAAATACGTAGAAGCAGCTATTTGCTAAAGTAGGACCCAGGGTTTATAGGTCTTAGACAGCACCTACAGGCGTCATGCCCGGCGTCGAGGACGCGGCACCCATGCGGCGATTGGCACGGAGTCGCTCAGTGCACTCTGTTGCTGTGCCCGATTGTAAGGCGGAAGGAGTCCAGGCGGACTGTGAAAGACGCCTTAACGAGCACGACCGGCTTGAGGCGGACTTCCGTGCCCTTGAGGAGACACACCGAGGACTCTTAATAGAAACAGAAGATCTGATGAGGTCAAAGGTAGAGGCAGAGGATGCAGTGGCTGACTTGCAAAGACGACTTATCGAGAAACAAGATATAGAAGAGAGGAACAAGAAGGAGATCGACGTGAGTAGTCTGCCGGACCCTGGCGGCGGAAACGTTGTCTGCTTCCCGGCTGAGTCGCGTATATTTGGGCGAGATACCTCGCTTCGGCGATTGTTGCTTCTGtccccctccgccctccCGTTTTTCAGTGATGGACGCTGTCATCTCAGTTCATTGGAAAGCCGCCTGTACGGCGGCTTTCCAATGAACTGATCGCCGTACAGGCGATCAGCCAGTGGTCGCGTAGGCGGCCGGTACCCGATATCCTCCAGGTAGACAAagtgtgcgcggcggcgcatgcatatatCGTTATGGATCGTCAATCAGATGTATCTGTACAGTGGTAATTCGATGTCACGCTCTATTAGCTATATTTGACTTCCCCGTGACAGGGGGCACTCCAGACTCCAGCAGGATTCGAGGTCCGTATCCCCGCAGTTACCCGTATTTACATCACGCTGCTGCTCGCAACCTAGGATCATCGTACTTTGATCTCAGGCTTGTCGGGAAATGATCaacgagaaggagacagcaaAAGAAGAAATCCACCGCCAGTTGCAAAGAGCCGTGTCCGAGGCAGCACAGCTGAAGAGGGTGGCTTCTGCGAAACTGTCGTCCGctcgaagaaaagaagaaaagctTCGAATGAATATTCGCGTGTTGATAGACAAACTCAGTCAGGTGGTGACTGAACGCAATGGCCTCTGGCAGGCGCTGCTAAAGGTTAAAGACGACTACGACGTTCACGCGAGACGTATtgagccgcatgcagcctcAAGCATGCAGTTGCCGATTTCCAGCTCACGGTTATGTCCAACCACTTTACCTCACTTCAGCGTCGGCCGGGGTGTCACACCTTATGCTTCATCACGTAAACAGGCTCCGAGTTCCCAGTATCCGGCCTTTTGGGAGCAAACTGGAGGACACTCTGATGCCGGTGAGGGCCTAGCGCGTCAAGCCCCCTTACAAGTGACGGGCTTGGAGGGTACGTATCTGGGAGGCACCACGGGAGGTGGTGGCCTTCCTGGACGGCTGCCTTCAACGACGGTGTTTCCACTGACAGCAGACAAGGTGGGTAATGCTTCCTGCGGAGCCTCGCCTCTGGATGGCACGTTTTCAGTCCCTTGAAGGGGTTCTGGTCTATCGGACGGATCGCTGGACGGGCTGGAATTGAACGAAGGCCGGAAGAGTCCGCTGCTGACTGGCGGCGGTGAATTTgtgtcgctgcctcgcttgcTCTCAAGTCCTGATTGGGGACAGCCCGCCCCTGCGTGCCGTGACTCAACGGATACTGCACATGAAGAACTTGCGAAATAGTAAACTAGCTCGGGATCCGCAAGCACACTGTATTGAGCCCCCGCTAACGGATTACAGGTCGCGTCAACAGGTGGCTTCAAACCAGAGAGAATCGGATTTGAAGGACCAGAGCTGGCTCCTCGTGTGCTATTGCAGGGAGGCGCGTATTGAGCAAATCAGACGAGTTAAGTACTGTGGGATACTTATCCACTTCATTGAGCGTTTCTCACAGAAACACAAGTAGAGCTTTTCCAGTGCCCACTCCGACAAGCGCCCAGCATCGACAGGACCCTGTGGCAGGCTTACAGAGACACTTCATGCAAAAGGAGTCGTCGCGGAAACACTCGGTGTTGTCATGATCGGAGAACATACAGTCAATACAAACACCAAGTGTACTGGCTATGAAAATAGTTTATTACTTTCGACTTCACACAAAAACTGAGGCAGCCTCGTGCTGCGGAACTTGCTTGCGGCTCTTGATAGAATATAACATCGCTTTCACCAGAAAGAACAAACGTTCCACATGCCTTGCAGGGGCCGTCCACACGCCTGCCTGGCAACGCAACGTGAGCCACCGGATGACTATTTAAATGAAACACGAGTTAGAATATTATGCCGCGCAGTGCATGCAAGATAGCGTGTGCCGGCATTCATTTTTGAGGGCTTCGAAAATCACAATAGCTGTGAAATGTGTAGATTGGTACAACGTGCCTTCCTTTAACATCCGCTGTAGTCTAGGTGGTTAGGATACGCGGCTCTCACCCGCGCGACCCGGGTTCAAGTCCCGGCGGCGGAATACTGTTTCTTCACTTTTCTTTCTCCATGTCTAGTGATAGACACAACTGCAGAAGCGGGCCCGTAAATTTGAATTAGCTGGGAAGTTTCACATTATCAGCGTCCTTTGCACATTAGGATTCCATTGTAAGACCACCATACGGTCACACTGTGCGCTGTACACGGTTGTATCGATATGCACATGTTGCTGGAAGGCGGCTAACAGAGTGTGGGGTCGTGGCGCGTCATGCTTGGCTTCTAAACTTGGAGATATGGTAAAATTGAGAATCAGAAAAGCATCGCAGGCACTAGGCCAAGCCCCGGATGCTAGCCTGAAAAGCCGGCACAGCGCGTCTCAACGAGACAACCATCCAAAGTGCCTGAGTCCACTGCGAGATTTACTGCTCACTTGATCTGGCGAAagggacgagggcgaggacgccaACACCACCCGCAGACCGTATCGTTTACATTCAGTAGCACGAAAGTTTGATCAATGCTTAGTATATCTAAGGGTGTACTCTTCGCTGCCCCATCTCCCTCAGTACTTCCACAGTTTCTCAGTAACGGGAGCTATGTGAATGCTGATGTTACGTCAATCAACAATCAGCCCAGCAACTTGGTCAGTTGCATCGCTCTTGACCTTTCTTCAACTGCGTCCACAATACAGTTCTGCCAGTCGGCTAGCTCCGGATGCTCAATCAATTGCGCCACAATTTCCCGTCCAAAATTCATGGGCAATCTATCTCCACCGCTGCTcccccgcgtcttcgctctgGAGTCTCCGCCGGTCGCGTTTGGTTGCACGTAGAGGAAACGCTCCACAAGCATCCCGCTTGCAGTTGAGAGCCCAGGCAGCTCGATATAAAAGTATGCGCTCTCCGTTCCGGGTGCTCGTGCCGCGAGATCCGAAAAGGGCAGCGCATTCCGATCATGTGGAAGTTCCTCAAAGCGAAGGCCAGCTTTGTGAGCCTTTTTCTGAAGACGCCAAACAAAGGACACAAAAAGTGCAAATTTCACGGTAGTTCCGGGCCGTGGCCGGCGACGACTTGGAACAAGAGTCCATCATCACAACGGAACCCAGCGTCATCTGCTCTAGTTCCCAGACTCTGGAGGGTCGGGAACAGTGTTGCTCTCGCCGCAGGACGAAGTCATCGAATTCGAAATCCCTTTTTCGCGTGATGGGCGTATGCTCGCGCGAAATCTCTTTCGCTCACCTTGAAAAATTCGACAGCACGGAAACCCTCTGCCCGCGAACACGGCACACATTGTACTTGCGTGTGCATCGCCTTCGTCGTGCGCATCGGCACGTATCGCTCGTACACGATGCAATCGAGATTTTCCTAAACCGCCAAAATAAACGCACACAGCCTTCTAGCGCAGGTGTGAAATCACCACTTTTCGGATTCGGTATAAAGCATTGCGGCAACGCAGTATGGTGGCCATTGGCTGAAAGACTCTTATTCGATCGACTCACAACGAAGATCTGCCAGAGTGTCTCACACCACTGGCAACGCCACGCAGTCTAAGGGGAGTTCGACGACGCTACACGTGCACAATTGAAGGGACAGAGATGCCGCTGTACGCAGATGAGTCAAGAGTAGCAGAGAGCAGCGACTCGGGATTGTGCCTACCTACAGGAAaacctgcagcgcggcgagaaaCGGCACAGCCGGCTTAGAGAAGCGCCAGGTTCTCCGCTACGCGTACACTGGAGGAAAAGTCACGAGTCTCTCTTGCAGTGACATGAGACAAAGGCCTCCTCTGAGCCTACCTTCTTGCGGAGTGCTGTGCGGAACGCGTCGACGTAACGTCCAACCTCGGCGCGGACCTCCTCcgtcgcgaaggcgacggaagGAAAGTGCGTGATGGGGATGATCAACGCATGCAAAGGGTGGAGGCCACCTTTGGGAGCGGCCACGTAACACGTCTCTCCCACAGCCGCCACCAGATGTTTCTCAACCTTGGGATTTGCCAGGCAGAACCAGCAATCTGCGTGGGGCTTCGTGACGATTGAAGACcctgcctgcggaggcggaggcgcgccatCTTCGCGAAGCTGCTTGTGCGCAAACGGAATCTTCTCTCGCCACATAGCCACGCGGAGCACCCGGCGCCCTGCCTCTAATTGCCCCGAAGCCTCCacggccttctccgcgctctccgGCGCAAAGTAAACAACGAAGCTGCACACAAAGAGGTCGCGCAGAAAGGGCAGCGCGGCTGAATGCTGTGTGCACGAGCTGAGACGCGTGTCAAGCAAGGAGGTGTAGAACTCATGAATGCGCAAGTGCATCCACGATAATTCGCAGAAAACAGAGGACAGCAACAGCAAAGGCGCTACAGAACTGTGGGAGAGCTAACACTCTATGCGCATTCCTCGTGCGCCATCACTCGACTGAAGTATCTcaggccgcgagggcggctcTCACCCGCATGCGTCTTGCATGCAGTGCATGATATAGCGACGAAGTCCTGCATAAGAGAAACCCACCCGTgggcgcagagaacgcgGGCATTGTTACCTATGGCAGCACGAACGAGCGGTAACAGGCAGGAAGCCCATGCAAAGAGGAATTCGTACGTTCAGCTTACGCCTTCCCTGTTCCCTTCGACTTGTCCTCCGGATTCCGAGGGGCGTAGACAAACTTCACTTCGCCAAAAGCCCCCATCACTCTCTCGAGACTCTCGTCGTCCACTTCGTAAGGCAGGTTGCACAcacagacgacgcagcagggGCGCTGAGGCCCCCTCTGTCCTCTCGGTTGCGAGTCTCTTCGCGGCCCGAACGCGCGCCCCCCATTGGGCTCCAGAGGCGGGTGGGGAGGCACCGCGTGGCCTCCGTTCCCTTCTGAACACCCAGCCGCACGTAACAGTTCGTGCGTCAAAATCGCTGGTGCGACGCTTTCCAAGGCAGCCGGCACCTGACTCAGCCGCGCAGGAAGCTGCAGCTCgggaggcagcagacgcgagaaCGGATTTCGAGTCGCATCAGGAGGAAGGGCAAAGAGCGTGCTGGCGGCTTCATCGGGAAGGGGAAGCGGGTCTGCGGCTTGCATAGCGGCGGCTTCtgggtcgcgcgccgcatcgACGCGAgccagcgagggcgacagcgccgcacGAACTTGATCCAACGGCGTCAGTTGCAGGGCATGCAACGGTTTCGTTTCCGGCCGCTTGCTTCCCAGAACGCCCAATGCGATGAACTTCACTGTGTATCCTGAGCGGTCACAAAATGTGGGGACGCGGCAAAATTAGCCCCGCGGAGAATCCACCAATGCAAGCCGGGTAATCAGGCTGGCGCCCGACTGCGGTAACTGGCCATTGATACAGGTGAATTCGATCCGCCTGACGGGCGCTCGGAGCCGTAAGGGATGTCTGCCACGCCCCTTACACGCACAGAAAGCACACGAGGAGCAGAGACACAGGATCGCCACGAAGAGTTTTCATCGCAAcagcccccccgcccccccccccctcccccgccggaCTGTCCCGGAGGTCGCTACGCCGTCTgacgcctgcgcacgccCAAGTCGACAGTGCCGCaagcctccgcctcctcaccAAAGCGTGTACCGCGGAAAGCTGGCCGTTGGTAGAAGAtgcccgcggacgccgcgaaCAGGTAGCGAGGTTCCAAGAAAgctgcgagacgcgcagggctGGGAGCGCTGAGACCGCGAGCATGAGAAAGACAAGGCACACACCGACGCACCAAGCTGAGACAAGCCGCACCACGCTGAGACAAGAGGCACACGTCGgatgcgcggcagcgccgcccccggACACAACTGGCTGAGCCGGACCTGAGATTGTGGAAACCAGAGTGCGtgcggcagacggcggcgtctTTGCTCGCCAAAACAAAGTGTAAGATCCAGAGAGAGTGCACGGCAGGTTGCACCTTCCAATTTGTAGCGATTCGAGTGTGACCGGGAGTGCGCTGTGACAAAGCGGCACGGAGAAAGCTGGCGGCGACACCGATTGCTCTCGCCCACCTGTGCTTCATCTCGAGGTCAGACAAGGTCATGTTCTGCTTGCGCAAGAGACTGTTGAACTCATCTTCTTTCTCCAGTTTATGTTGCTCCACGAGCAGCGACAGCTCTCGGCACATTCCCTCCGGCCACCGAGTCGTGAGGAGGATGTCAATTCGCGCCTTCCACTCAGGCCTCTCGCCCAGGGCGCATCCGTGCCTCAGAGCCTTGGCAGAAGAACGAAACACGGCAAGccactgcggcgccgcagcgcgcgacgacgagccagacgaagcagagtgggactgcgcggcggacgtcTGATTCGAGGAGGCCTCTTCCACacacgcgtctgcagcgccgtcctcgacgcggcggcgcttggcgcttggagagccgcgagcctctgcgggagtgtcctccgcggctttgGAGAGCCTTTCGTCGGCAGgggctgcctcgctctctccctgctgggcgtcgccttcgccgccttctggcGCGTCTGTCGAATCGCTCTCAGGCATGCCGAAGAACGCCACCTTCAGACCTGCGACCCGGGAaacgcccgctgcgccgagccAAAAGACATTGTGGCAAACTTGAACAGGCGCGGATGCACCCGACAGATCCACAGCAAGCGCACTAAagagcgcggcctgcgaacAGGCTCCGAGAGACGACGAACCCCCGTCTGCATGTgtcgcgcgggcggcatCGTTCTGGCCATCCAGTCCCTCCGTGCCGCCCCCCTGCTCAGTCGATGCATCGGTCCCCCGCTCTGCGCCcatcctctccttcttcgcctctccgcttccaCTTCGCGGGGTCTGTCgtctcgcagctgctgcaccgATCACCAACGATGCAACATCTTGGTCAATGAAGAAAACGGGAATCGGGAAGGCCGTGGACACTCTGAGAAGCTCGGTGACCCTAGACGGGTAGCGCTCCTGAAGGAGACCCAGCAGAGCGTTGCCGCTGCCTGCACTCTCTCCTGgctcggccttcgcggcacTCGGACACGCAATCCCCGTCGCTTTGACGCCAGATTCATCTCCCTttccgctgctcgcctcctcaCCGAAGAATGTACCGCAGCAGAACAGCGCAGCGAACGGGCCCTGGCGATCTTGGATTTGCTTCAGCAGCTTTCCAAGAAGTTGAAAGGAGCCTGCCACGTCTCCGCAAAGGAGAATTCGAGATGTATTTGCCATGGGGAAGTCGAAGAAGCTGCGAATGCGTCATACGTTACCCCCGAGTCGCCGCAACAGCTCCTGAGACTAGGGGAACGACAGGGCGCGTGGGAAGGGGACAAACGAATGAGATGACGCCGAGATACTGCGAGGCGTTGAGCAAAGCCAGACGGCAGGTCCCTACACAAGAAGCAGATCGTCGCCTTCATCCATACCAGGCACCAGAATAATTAGGTCTGCCACCGGTCTCGGCTGTCGTGGGGAGTCGCATCAGCTGGCATGGGAAGCCAGAGGGACAGATAATGCGTCAAGAACAGGGACAGATACACCACAGCCAAGCTGAAGAGGCCGCAAAGTCTGGTCAGACTGTATCAGCAGCACGTTCTGAACGAATGGAATCCAGCACGGGAGAACAGCCTACATCTATTCCCCTAAAACACCGCGAAATGCGCTGGCCTGGAGACCTGCCGGCTTGTGCAGGCCGAACGGCCGGAGCTCCGCAGCGGCAAGGCTAGCGGGCTTCGTATTGAGCTGCAGCGTCGGGGGCTTTATGAAGAACTCGAGATGAAGACTCAGAAGCAGCAGGAGGGCGAAAAAGAATTCAGGAAAAGAAAtcggagaagcagaaaagaGAACGTCCAGCGAGCGAGACACTTGACCGAGTCGGTAACGCAGGCAGGCATTCCCAAACGCAGGACTTGGTCTACTGTGCGGGCCTCCGACAACGAACTCCAAAAAGAAGCACGCTTTTGAGCAGAGAGATAAATACTAAGCGAACGACACAGGAAGAAAGGAGGTAAAGAAAATGAGCGGTGAAGGAAGCGCGAAACGTTTCTGTTTGCATGCGCTCTTCTAGAGCCCGACTCGAATCACACTGACGACAACGCCTCCGTCAGCTGTTGAAAGAAGAGCCGAGCAAGACAGACTGCTCTGTTTCAACAGGAGATGAAGGAAAAATAAGACAGCCCTGCGTCTGAGTGCCTCTACAGGAGCCTTTTCTACCGCCTTTtcccgcttctgcagcgagagactcTCTGCGCAACGTCGCCGATCAGACCGCGTACAAGCCCTATAtgcggctgcggcacagTTCCAGCGCGGGGGTGTGGACGAGTACCGAATGCAAGGAAATCGAAGCAATCCAGCCAGCGATTGGCTAAGATGCTGCGGGAATCCTCACAAGACGCTTGGTTTACGGACAATCCATTGGGAAACCGACGAGATTGTGacccgcggagacagccagGGGAAGCCCCTGGAAATACACCACCGGATTGCACatcgtgtctcctcgcgtgtCTTGCGCACGAATACAATATGATGCATTTAACAGTGTCAGTTTCGGCAAGCTTTTGTTCTCCGGAAGAAACGATTCGCTCGCAGGAACAAGCATTCCATCCACTTTCCGTGTGCTGACTCGTCACAGCCGACTTTCCCTCTCACAGCCCAAGGAGACACCATCCCCGAAGTGTCTCCGTGAGGGTAGTCGTCGCGTGCCCATTTCGCCTCCTCCATGCAGTGAATGCAGCCCTCAAATGCGATCCTTGTGCACATAGGCGTTCCACAACAACGCTTTGGACGTCGTAACATCCGATGTTTTTTTCCTAAACTGCCACAACTCGCGctgggcgtctccgctgtcttctGGGGGCCTCTGATCCTGGTCACTCCAAACACCTGAGGCCTCGCGGACCGCAGAGAAGCCAGAGAGACGACCGCGCCGCGTCAACAAATGCCAGTGAACGGATTTCATTTGCACTCGCTCTAAGGTTACAGCTATCGCCTCTAAACCCTGCTAGTCCAGCGCAGCAGCTATCCTACCCACCTCGTGCCTCCCCAGCGGTATTGCGCGGCGCAGTCCCCTATGACTCAAAAAGAGGATACTACTTTTCTTTTTACGTCCTtgcttctccgcgctgcccgTGGTATGCGATATTTGGCCTAGATCTTTGACAATGTCCCGATCGGTGGACGCGCCACGCGGAGGTATTGCTGATGCAGCACCGTGCGACATGGCTGCGCAGCGgactctgcctcgctgctctctttcttcctcgcccaAGTGCCAGTCAGCGTCGGTATCATCCGCGACTCCTGGCGCTGCGGGGGGTCCTCAAGGTTCGTCGGCTCCCCTTCAGATGCGGCGAGACAGGCGGGCGGTGGCGCTTCACTACCCGTCCTGTGACGGTGTCGTCTCCTCTACGCTCGTGTTGCGTAATGGTTTGATGAGCACACAAGGCGGCAACCGTTACACACAGGCCTCTCGAGGGCGGCTGAGAGGAGGTGGCTACCTCTATCCTTTCAGGTCGGTCTGCGACTCTGGCATCGACGGCATCCGTCCCCTCACCctcccgcccgcgcgctgcaggcggcagtCTTTACTCTCTGTGCAGTCCAAACTTGTCTCTTCAGCCTCAGGCGCTCCCTGTTCGCTTGAAGTGGCGAATGGAGGTGCATACTTCTCCcgtcggcgcaggcagcgtcCGACGTTGagcggcctcttcttcagtcTCGTCTTGCTTTGCGCTTTTTGCCTTCCAGCGACCCTTCGTACCCTCTTTGGTTTCCAACATGCAGCCGCCATGACCCTTGCGAAGAGTTCTCTCCACAcaccggcggagacgagcttGCAGGtcctgcagcctctgcgagAGCTCGGGCCGTCGCTAGGCTCtcacgcggcgccttctgctctGCGCCACCTCCGTCTGTtccgtgtctctgcgccgggcgATGAAGCCGAGCGTCCCCCAGTGACgccggaggctgcagcgaagGGTAtggagacagacgcagccgctgctgagACGTGCGACCGAGCAAAGCAAGGGACTGCCGCGAAGCGGGAGTCCATTGTGCTTGCTCTCTTGCCATCACGAGACGATGCCGGGCTTCCTAGCCTCCCGCCTGTCATCACGTCCGCACGCGAGCcatctgcggcgtctgttATTTCTACTCTTCTGCAGTCCTCATCGTCTATCCCGTCTACGCGTGCAACGTTCGTTTTGAGTGTATCCCCAGAAgagg from Besnoitia besnoiti strain Bb-Ger1 chromosome XI, whole genome shotgun sequence carries:
- a CDS encoding hypothetical protein (encoded by transcript BESB_020940): MAQESPFQKETTMKSAVERELSLKAMAYESELVRLRTADDIEAKSKEKIEQLRAQLDEERTRHAAIERDHQELKIIYQTCKGDLERRLVYQKSQYEVSPTKAGWNDSHTAAPTQNTLLKRELDRLVEEQNEKKAQSSKERESLREEAASHQARMMEFQAENERLTRQVEALRRELAALTTRDEAGRSSREAELRELSQQARTAEAEMREAQRREQEQADAYSQQLAQLQRVSQLKLQEAQETIERQTKLLHVAEAQLLQERRHHEEKVEKLVREAAAKMESLESEKRRATEEASQAILALRQEEERKATDVENLQEQCENLALQHAKTVARAEQLAKHAEGVQADCERRLNEHDRLEADFRALEETHRGLLIETEDLMRSKVEAEDAVADLQRRLIEKQDIEERNKKEIDACREMINEKETAKEEIHRQLQRAVSEAAQLKRVASAKLSSARRKEEKLRMNIRVLIDKLSQVVTERNGLWQALLKVKDDYDVHARRIEPHAASSMQLPISSSRLCPTTLPHFSVGRGVTPYASSRKQAPSSQYPAFWEQTGGHSDAGEGLARQAPLQVTGLEGTYLGGTTGGGGLPGRLPSTTVFPLTADKVGNASCGASPLDGTFSVP
- a CDS encoding RNA recognition motif-containing protein (encoded by transcript BESB_020950); translation: MANTSRILLCGDVAGSFQLLGKLLKQIQDRQGPFAALFCCGTFFGEEASSGKGDESGVKATGIACPSAAKAEPGESAGSGNALLGLLQERYPSRVTELLRVSTAFPIPVFFIDQDVASLVIGAAAARRQTPRSGSGEAKKERMGAERGTDASTEQGGGTEGLDGQNDAARATHADGGSSSLGACSQAALFSALAVDLSGASAPVQVCHNVFWLGAAGVSRVAGLKVAFFGMPESDSTDAPEGGEGDAQQGESEAAPADERLSKAAEDTPAEARGSPSAKRRRVEDGAADACVEEASSNQTSAAQSHSASSGSSSRAAAPQWLAVFRSSAKALRHGCALGERPEWKARIDILLTTRWPEGMCRELSLLVEQHKLEKEDEFNSLLRKQNMTLSDLEMKHSAPSPARLAAFLEPRYLFAASAGIFYQRPAFRGTRFGYTVKFIALGVLGSKRPETKPLHALQLTPLDQVRAALSPSLARVDAARDPEAAAMQAADPLPLPDEAASTLFALPPDATRNPFSRLLPPELQLPARLSQVPAALESVAPAILTHELLRAAGCSEGNGGHAVPPHPPLEPNGGRAFGPRRDSQPRGQRGPQRPCCVVCVCNLPYEVDDESLERVMGAFGEVKFVYAPRNPEDKSKGTGKAFVVYFAPESAEKAVEASGQLEAGRRVLRVAMWREKIPFAHKQLREDGAPPPPQAGSSIVTKPHADCWFCLANPKVEKHLVAAVGETCYVAAPKGGLHPLHALIIPITHFPSVAFATEEVRAEVGRYVDAFRTALRKKENLDCIVYERYVPMRTTKAMHTQVQCVPCSRAEGFRAVEFFKKKAHKAGLRFEELPHDRNALPFSDLAARAPGTESAYFYIELPGLSTASGMLVERFLYVQPNATGGDSRAKTRGSSGGDRLPMNFGREIVAQLIEHPELADWQNCIVDAVEERSRAMQLTKLLG